A portion of the Chromobacterium sp. IIBBL 290-4 genome contains these proteins:
- a CDS encoding tryptophan 7-halogenase yields the protein MIAKPCEVLIAGAGPAGCALALALNQAGVDALLLDRPLAWPFRIGESASPDVAGLLAKLDVEYALLGQQPCHGNVSLWGGDQPQLDHFLFRAQGHGWHLDRAAFDRALQLEAMARGVALLACSGVDGIAPDTDGWNVQVRGMGAVKARIVVDAGGRRSPLASRLGVPRHQLDKLIALACHAPEAQALAGYSLVESTPYGWWYAAGLPDGRALLALMTDQDLAKQARLSDPQVYAAAWRATRLLAERAPAILPDAVHAFAAHSGCVQHAAGPGWLCVGDALMGLDPLTSSGISGALSDALAAVPAVLGMLDGDLGAARAYAQRADESFRRYLRERAGHYGVETRWPEQPFWARRMAASTMPA from the coding sequence ATGATCGCTAAACCTTGCGAGGTCCTGATCGCCGGCGCCGGCCCCGCGGGCTGCGCGCTGGCGCTGGCGCTGAACCAGGCGGGCGTCGATGCGCTGCTGCTGGACAGGCCGCTGGCTTGGCCCTTCCGCATCGGCGAATCGGCCTCTCCGGATGTGGCCGGCCTGTTGGCCAAGCTGGACGTGGAATACGCCTTGCTGGGTCAGCAGCCTTGCCACGGCAATGTGTCGCTATGGGGAGGAGATCAGCCGCAACTGGATCATTTCCTGTTTCGCGCCCAAGGCCACGGCTGGCACCTGGACCGAGCCGCCTTCGACCGCGCCTTGCAGTTGGAGGCGATGGCGCGCGGCGTCGCGCTGCTGGCTTGCTCCGGCGTGGACGGCATCGCGCCGGACACGGACGGCTGGAATGTCCAGGTTCGGGGAATGGGAGCGGTCAAGGCCAGGATAGTCGTCGATGCCGGCGGGCGACGTTCGCCGCTGGCCAGCCGTCTCGGCGTGCCGCGCCATCAACTGGATAAACTGATAGCGCTGGCCTGCCACGCGCCGGAAGCCCAAGCGCTGGCGGGCTACTCCTTGGTGGAATCCACGCCCTATGGCTGGTGGTACGCCGCGGGTCTGCCAGATGGTCGCGCGCTGCTGGCGTTGATGACCGATCAAGACTTGGCCAAGCAAGCTCGCCTGTCCGATCCGCAAGTCTACGCCGCCGCCTGGCGCGCCACCCGCTTGCTGGCCGAGCGGGCGCCCGCCATCTTGCCAGACGCCGTGCACGCCTTCGCCGCGCATAGCGGCTGCGTCCAGCATGCCGCCGGGCCGGGATGGCTGTGCGTCGGCGACGCCTTGATGGGGCTGGACCCGCTGACTTCGTCCGGCATCAGCGGCGCGCTGAGCGACGCGCTGGCCGCCGTCCCGGCGGTATTGGGAATGCTGGATGGCGATCTTGGCGCGGCCCGGGCTTACGCCCAGCGCGCCGATGAAAGCTTCCGGCGTTACTTGCGGGAACGCGCCGGCCACTATGGCGTTGAAACCCGCTGGCCGGAACAGCCTTTCTGGGCCCGGCGCATGGCGGCATCAACCATGCCCGCCTGA
- a CDS encoding LodA/GoxA family CTQ-dependent oxidase, with protein sequence MTEYRIYPAIGVARVGNAPEKFYIEPDQYCGLPILPDGQPFTQQDFRDAEGRLCRQAARFQVYKVENGHSEPVTLSSAGIKSIRWTAHLANKKPSWYTFVPAEGEGGYASSHPLRNPQTTDRHTLLIDAGPRQISGRSQAGVQFSKSTVPAGYRGAHFPPSPLYPMKDAIDTLGELRTDQEGRLLVLGGYGVSGSADPDATITDYANNDGWWDDTSDGPVSALIEFDNGDKIEALPAHVLVAPPKYAPEIPNLITLYDTIFDAMVRSGHYPDIYENGFWKAGKTGFLPNFRTEIRPMLERATYMPWVAAIPPKPHHFDFEKLGATGADGMGAEEFQGFRQYILDFIRPPYQENDILNASGATLMPYLAGDNCLVKSTATSTYMRLTDTQYFMLQQWVAGYFVDQDQTADAGESLTRAALDNCVGGPFSPGIEMTWISRNPAIYDQPFRIRNRFVPEGPLSLDFNLRLGMEPGDVTRYMAIPWQADFNECSSQPIDGRRLWWWPAQRPEFVYLEPKPQLNTLRATPPAPPDQETGKQVPWLGTDYDQLGSTFIQFADDIDMVKYWAGLGFIMEKQVEGKRRFVEVERELPRPFDPSDAPEENDR encoded by the coding sequence ATGACCGAATACCGAATCTATCCCGCCATCGGCGTCGCCCGCGTCGGCAATGCGCCGGAAAAGTTCTACATCGAACCGGACCAATACTGCGGCCTGCCCATCCTGCCCGATGGCCAGCCCTTCACCCAACAAGACTTCCGCGACGCGGAAGGCCGGCTGTGCCGCCAGGCGGCCCGCTTTCAGGTTTACAAGGTGGAAAACGGCCACAGCGAGCCGGTCACCCTGTCTAGCGCCGGCATCAAATCGATACGCTGGACCGCGCACCTGGCCAATAAGAAACCCAGCTGGTACACCTTCGTGCCGGCCGAGGGCGAAGGCGGCTACGCATCCAGCCACCCCTTGCGCAATCCGCAAACGACAGACCGCCACACCTTGTTGATCGATGCCGGGCCGCGGCAGATTTCCGGACGCAGCCAAGCCGGCGTGCAATTCAGCAAAAGTACCGTGCCGGCCGGCTACCGCGGCGCGCATTTCCCGCCCAGCCCCCTGTACCCGATGAAAGACGCCATCGACACGCTGGGCGAACTGCGCACCGATCAGGAAGGCCGGTTGCTGGTGCTGGGCGGCTACGGCGTCTCCGGCTCAGCCGATCCCGACGCCACCATCACCGACTACGCCAATAACGACGGCTGGTGGGACGACACCTCGGATGGCCCGGTCAGCGCGCTGATCGAGTTCGACAACGGCGACAAGATCGAAGCCCTGCCCGCCCACGTGCTGGTGGCCCCGCCCAAATACGCGCCGGAGATTCCCAATCTGATCACGCTGTACGACACCATCTTCGATGCCATGGTGCGCAGCGGCCACTACCCGGACATCTACGAAAATGGTTTCTGGAAAGCCGGTAAAACCGGCTTCCTGCCGAACTTCCGCACCGAAATCCGGCCCATGCTGGAACGCGCCACCTATATGCCCTGGGTAGCCGCCATTCCGCCCAAGCCGCACCATTTCGATTTCGAAAAACTGGGCGCCACCGGCGCGGACGGCATGGGCGCGGAGGAATTCCAGGGGTTCCGCCAATACATCCTCGACTTCATCCGCCCGCCCTACCAGGAAAACGACATCCTCAACGCCAGCGGCGCCACGCTGATGCCTTATCTGGCCGGGGACAACTGCCTGGTGAAGAGCACCGCCACCAGCACCTATATGCGGCTCACCGACACGCAGTACTTCATGCTGCAGCAATGGGTGGCCGGCTATTTCGTCGATCAGGACCAAACGGCGGACGCGGGAGAAAGCCTGACCCGCGCGGCGCTGGACAATTGCGTGGGCGGGCCGTTTTCGCCCGGCATCGAGATGACCTGGATCTCGCGCAATCCGGCCATCTACGACCAGCCCTTCCGCATCCGCAACCGGTTTGTGCCGGAAGGGCCGCTGAGCCTGGACTTCAACCTCAGGCTAGGCATGGAGCCGGGCGATGTCACCCGCTATATGGCCATACCATGGCAGGCGGACTTCAACGAATGCTCGTCGCAGCCGATAGACGGCCGCCGCCTGTGGTGGTGGCCGGCGCAGCGGCCGGAGTTTGTCTATCTGGAGCCCAAACCGCAGCTCAACACCTTGCGCGCCACGCCGCCCGCGCCGCCGGACCAGGAAACCGGCAAGCAAGTGCCGTGGCTGGGCACCGACTACGACCAACTGGGCAGCACGTTCATCCAGTTCGCCGACGACATCGACATGGTCAAGTACTGGGCGGGCCTGGGTTTCATCATGGAGAAGCAGGTCGAAGGCAAGCGCCGCTTCGTCGAGGTGGAGCGCGAGCTGCCGCGGCCTTTCGATCCCAGCGACGCGCCGGAGGAAAATGATCGCTAA
- a CDS encoding ferritin-like protein, producing the protein MTRIVDSNKPFGMLFDRARGQLSAEDKAAGDSRKPLQDMAQLAIMVEMTTIPPYLTALYSISDPNTEAYQLLRSVMMEEMFHINQAANLMVAIGGRPKMTGSFTPTYPCYLPHANPDTTPFIGLCRASVEVFNDTFTAIETPAPPHALPRGNNYSYIAQLYDMLLLCLEQYSGAQPLFEQNPDAAQRIDIYLGKFGGKPILVTDLASAQLGVQQIVQQGEGSVPESQSMIPIEPWATYNGYGQRTDGTYGPIIGSPYELSHFKKFRTVSLDRDRFPPTYPIISNPKRSDFTNPVALELAEVFDLAYSVMLDSMERSFSSRAPGANDTFFTLALPLMHQALPTIARQLMTTPAHANTNSDVGPNGAPTYLYQPGSNLAALGKRLQSSVGVVKQNIDDPADREELVDALESVRANIDQLATAQHIRHA; encoded by the coding sequence ATGACCCGAATCGTCGATTCCAACAAACCCTTCGGCATGCTGTTCGACCGCGCCCGCGGCCAGCTCAGCGCCGAAGACAAGGCCGCCGGCGACAGCCGCAAGCCGCTGCAGGACATGGCCCAGCTGGCCATCATGGTGGAAATGACCACTATTCCGCCCTATCTGACGGCGCTGTACTCGATCAGCGACCCGAATACCGAGGCCTATCAGCTGCTGCGCAGCGTGATGATGGAGGAAATGTTCCACATCAACCAGGCGGCCAATCTGATGGTGGCCATAGGCGGCCGACCGAAGATGACCGGCAGCTTCACGCCAACCTATCCCTGTTATCTGCCGCACGCCAACCCTGACACCACGCCCTTCATCGGCCTGTGCCGCGCCTCGGTGGAAGTGTTCAACGACACCTTCACCGCCATCGAAACCCCGGCGCCGCCGCATGCGCTGCCGCGCGGCAACAACTACAGCTATATCGCCCAGCTCTACGACATGCTGCTCTTGTGCCTGGAGCAGTACAGCGGCGCCCAGCCGCTGTTCGAGCAGAATCCGGACGCCGCCCAGCGCATCGACATCTATCTGGGCAAGTTCGGCGGCAAGCCCATTCTGGTGACCGACCTGGCCAGCGCCCAACTGGGCGTGCAGCAGATCGTGCAGCAGGGCGAAGGCAGCGTGCCGGAATCGCAATCGATGATTCCGATCGAGCCCTGGGCCACCTATAACGGCTATGGCCAGCGCACCGACGGCACTTACGGCCCCATCATAGGCTCGCCGTACGAGCTGTCTCACTTCAAGAAATTCCGCACCGTCTCGCTGGACCGTGACCGTTTCCCGCCCACCTACCCCATCATCTCCAATCCCAAGCGCAGCGATTTCACCAATCCGGTGGCGCTGGAGCTGGCCGAGGTGTTCGACCTCGCCTACAGCGTGATGCTGGATTCGATGGAGCGCAGCTTCTCCTCGCGCGCGCCGGGCGCCAACGACACCTTCTTCACGCTGGCGCTGCCGCTGATGCACCAGGCGCTGCCCACGATCGCGCGCCAGCTGATGACCACCCCGGCCCACGCCAACACCAATAGCGATGTCGGCCCCAACGGCGCGCCCACCTATCTCTACCAGCCAGGCAGCAATCTGGCCGCGCTGGGCAAACGCTTGCAGAGCTCGGTCGGCGTGGTGAAGCAGAACATCGACGACCCGGCCGATCGCGAAGAACTGGTGGATGCGCTGGAAAGCGTGCGCGCCAATATCGATCAACTGGCGACCGCCCAACACATCCGCCACGCCTGA